The window ACATTCATATGCAAAATGACCAAACTTGTGGCATCGATAACATTCAATTTTGGATTTGTCAAAGGACCTCGAGTCATAGCTACTTGTTCCTGCTCCATGGCCGTTGTTGCCtcggcctctgcctctaccacgaCCCCTGTTActgcctctacctcttcctcgacCAGCTACATGAAAATCAGTTGAGACTTTCAAAGCTACTTCTTCTTTATCCTGCTGGGTAATTTTCAGTTCATGAATCAATAAAGAGCTTTGTAATTCGTCAATTGAAAGCTCATCAACGTCATGAGATTCTTCAATAGAACAAACTACAAAGTTAAACTTTGCCGTCAATGTACGAAGAATTTTTTCAACAATAGTAACCTCCGCTATCTTATCACCATGGATTTTCATCTTATTGATGATTGCCATCACCCGAGAGAAATAATCTGCGACTGTCTCTCCAGATTTCATTCGGAGTGTTTCAAACTCGGAACGAAGTATTTGAAGCTGCTGCCTCTTTGCCCTTGTTGTTCCTTGATATTTCTTTTTCATGGAATCCCATATTTGCTTAGAAGTATCCTTAGACAGAATTGTTTCTAAGATTGAACGATcaattgcttgaaaaagataattCTTTGCCTTGAGATCCTTCAGTTTCGCTACATCTATCTCTGTTTTCTGTGCTTCAGACACTGCTGTGCCTGGGGCTAGTTCTGAAATGCCTTCAGAAACCACTTGCCAATACTCTTTTGATCTTAGGAAATTTTCCATCAACATGCTCCAATGATCATAATGACCATCAAAGCGAGGAATTGCAGGTTGCACAAAATTTTCCGCAGCCATTTTTGCTACAGCAAACACTCAAACTCTCTCCCTTACGTGTTTCGCTCAAACCTCTCGTGTTGAACTCTCCTaaccctgctctgataccactgataGAAATAAAGCAAAGTATATGCAGTAAAGGAGATTAAGTTATTTTATTCAGTAGCAAATGACTTGCTTAAATAGCCAATTTACAACGGTAATAAACAAAGAAATAGGAACTAACTATAAGACTAAAAATCTGCTAAAAATCAGCAGCTATCCCAAAGACCAGAACAAACAATAGACATGGTCAAATAGGACGTGAATAACAAATTTATTTAACAGCATTAATGCTATGTATCTAGGTTTTGCTTTTTGTGTCGTTCTAGAATTTGAGGTTCCTCTTGCCATGAACAAGGACGATAAGTTGTTGCTTACATGTGGATGCCGTCTGAAAAATGCTGATGGTAATGAAATGCTCTTACCGTTTGTTGCTCCTGAGAGTAGGCATGATAGTTTGCATTTAGATACTGTCATTCAATCAGACCATGTGTTCCTTTGGTACAATCATTACTACATTGAAAGTTGTCTCATACAAAATTATTCTGACGTCAACGAGCTTTCGATTGAGTTTGAGTTCAAAGCAGAACACTATGGGTATACTGTTGGTGATGCAATGCAATTTAAAGTAGTAAAGTTAAAGGTGAAAAGATGTGGAGTCCACTTGATGTATACTTCCAAAGATGAGGAGTACCAATGCAGCCCCAGCATAATCCAAACCAAGCACTCTTTGCACTATGCAGCAACTGATTCTGATTTTATGCAAGAAGTGATAGGAACCGCCGATACCAGCAAGAAAAGAAGCTCCAATCAAGCCAATATCATTGCAGATGGCAGATCTGATAAAAGAATGAAAGAATTTTGACTAGGTTACTCTTTAAATGCTCATGATGAGACTGATCAGTAGTCGCTACAATGGTTTTCTCTTTAATGATAATCCATATTTTATAGATCTACTATTGTACTTTTAATTACCAACATTTTTTTTGTTGAAATCAAATTCAATTATGATTGTGATTACTTAAGGTAttactcaaaattaaaatttagctattcaatttataataataataataataataataataatggtaatattttaatttttagttaataTGGGGTAGAAATTAGAAAGGGAATGATCGTCGGtattaaataataaaaggtcATCTTATGAACTCACACAGATTTTGATATTAAGGAACAGTTCCAACTGCCTAATCTGCATTAATATTTCTCAAGTCTTATGCACTGATCATCCCTCTTTCTCCATTAGTTTgttttgagaaaatttttggtcAAATGCAGCTCATCATAgtccaagaaataaatatgtggaATCTATATATTTAGTTTATAAATCTCATTatatatcttatattttaaatCCAAGATAaatcaaatttagaaaaaaaaaaaaacatttttcgTACTTATCAGAATCACTTCTACTTATCTTCCATAATCCCCTCTAAAATCACCTATCCTGCTTTTCTTAGTCATATTTATGTTGTATTGCGTCGTAAACATTGATAACAATGGAGATGCCTCGTTTGCTGTAgataaaaaattgaaagaaaataaagattattttcaataaaattgaAAAGATTTTGCGAACAATTTTTAtcatgtttttaaaattttttgttatatttcttgaatttttaaatttataatttttaataaagcgCAAGTATGGATGAAGAGGTCTTCCCCTTCTAAGCCAAAGCTCAAAAGGAAGAGGGCTCTTATCCCACATAGCCCGAACCTTCTCATTGTGAAGAGAACGGGTGTGATTGAGTCTACTAAGAGTACGAAATCTGGCCCGGCATCCCCTATCCGGTGAAAACCTAATGACAGGATATGTCATGTTGACTGCAAACAGACCACAAGGgggattttaattcaaaagattctTGAAAGGGAAGGAAAGAAATACTTACGCTATGCGTGGTCGTGGTCAGAGGGCTATTCTTCTATTGTATTGATTCAGCGGGTGATTTGGCGAATGAAAGAGCTAGTTCTGCAGCTAAGTCCACTCGGCTTATCACCTGTTTGCTTTTTCCTTTTTATCCCCTGCCAGGCAACTTCCCAGCGGGTCAAGGTGCTCCAATCCAAGGCTTCATGTACAGGGGGGGGATTATATAAATGCAAAACTATTCAACAAAGGTGCAGATTATTCAATCATATGCTTTTATATCCTTCCTTCAAAAAATCTAACAGGTGATAATAGTGTTGATGGAGAAGAAATCAAAGAAACACTTTTCAAAGCTATTGAAGAATCGAAGATTTCAGTAATAATTTTCTCTGAAATTGATGGAAACATCATTACAATAGAAAGCAAGTTCTCATTAATTTGCATATCATATCTACTATTGTAATTATAGAAATCCTCATTAAGAGATTGAATGGTAGAAGACCTAATATTGTAATGTATCACAAGAGACTCCATGCTTTGCCGTTAAATTGTACGCTAATGGACACTGCATGATCATACATTGTCCCCATTGCAGAATGTGAAGAACTCAGCGGGTCATATAATGTGTACAACTAGTGTAATAGCGTAAATTGTGATCAGAATGCGCGTGGTGACATTATCGTAGATGCACTACTGAGAATGAAAGAAATAAGCATTACTTGCAGTGTAAGCCTCTCCTTTCCTCTCCTTTTCCTCTTTCTAATTTTACTTTTGCACcaaatatttcttttaatttcttttttttatcccTCTTTAACACGTAGACAGACAGATGCTCATGTAATTGTTGGTCTACCCAGAAGTGAAATTCCAGAGTGCTTCAGCTATCGAAGCCCAGGATCTTTCATTGGATGTTCTGTTCCCTCAATGTTGCTTTAATTCTTTGTTCTTGGGTTTTGCTTTTTGTGTTGTTCTAGATTTTGAGGTTCCTGTTGTTCCCAAGGATGGTGATTGTTTCTACTTTACATGTGAATGCCATTTCAAAATTCCTACGAGAGAAACATATGCTGATGAAAGGTCTGGCAGGTTTTTGTCTTCCCTCAACCTTTTTGAGGTGGCCTTTGAATCAGACCACCTGTTTCTTTTTTACTACAAGCCACATTATTTTTGTAATCTAAATCAGTGGCTCATAGGAAGTTGTTGCAATGTCATGGAAACCTCATTTGTGTTCAAATCAGAATTCAAATATTCTCAGTTAAAGGTGAAAATGTGTGGGATCCAACTATTGTATTCCAAATATGAGCTGCACAAATGCAACATAAAACAAAGAAAGTTCTCATTATAATATGGAGCAACCAAGCCAGAGTTCCTGCAAGTGATGGAAAGCGACACCAACAAGAAGAGAAGCAGGGAAAACTCCTTCCCCTTGGAATGCATTACTATCATCGCAGATGGCAAATCTGATTATGAGGAAGAAGAACAACCACAACCTAAAAGAGTAAAGTGAGCACTTGCACCAAAGTGATTGTATGTCAACCCCCAAATTCCCCTTGTTTTTGTCactaataaatattacaatcattgAATTCTTACCATGTCTTCTGTTATTTGTTCTTGGGTGGTGCTTTCATAGCATTAGCCACACGTTGCCTCGAGTATAGATAAGATATGAAATTAGCTTTATAAATTGTAAGGCTATGTTTGAACGTGAGACATGTTGACATATTTTTCTGAAGTACATAATTCAACATTTTGTGATTTGAACACATGATTTTAGATTGAAAAGTATTCAATTTGCATATTCATTACATATATTCAAGTGAACGAGCTGCCCATTGAATATCAAACCACAGAAAATTTTGGCATTATATATACACGTAGTGAAATTTTCATGTCAAATGTGATTTGCTTTCTTGGTGGGTATATTAAAAACTTCTGCAATACCTTGAAATTTTGGCAGCATTCTATCTTTGATGATTCAATGATTTGTGCATGGATACAATAGTTTGAATGAA of the Hevea brasiliensis isolate MT/VB/25A 57/8 unplaced genomic scaffold, ASM3005281v1 Scaf32, whole genome shotgun sequence genome contains:
- the LOC131177077 gene encoding uncharacterized protein LOC131177077 produces the protein MYLGFAFCVVLEFEVPLAMNKDDKLLLTCGCRLKNADGNEMLLPFVAPESRHDSLHLDTVIQSDHVFLWYNHYYIESCLIQNYSDVNELSIEFEFKAEHYGYTVGDAMQFKVVKLKVKRCGVHLMYTSKDEEYQCSPSIIQTKHSLHYAATDSDFMQEVIGTADTSKKRSSNQANIIADGRSDKRMKEF